ACACATTCCGAAGGGCTACATCTACTTCGCCATGGGCTTCTCGATCTTCGTGGAGTTCCTCAACCTGCGCCTGCGTTCACGCAAGGAGGCACCGGTTAAGTTGCGTGCTACCCCTAAGGCTGCGCGCAAGAAGAAATCTGCTGCCTGATGTGGAAATCGATCAAGTTTCATTTTGTTCGCAGCATCATCGTGTCGGCGCTGCGTTTGCTGACCAAAACTCAGCTTCAGAATCTCGATCGCATTAACCAGAGCGAAGGCGGCAAGGCGATTGTGGCTGCCAATCACCTGGGCATGCTGGACGCGGCCTACGCCTTCCGCATGGTCAAGCGTACCGACCTGATCATGGTGGTGGCCGAGAAGTATCGCAAGTACGGCTTCTTCCGCTGGCTGGTCAAGACGCTCAATCTGCTGTGGCTCGAGCGTTTCGAAGCTGATTTTGGCACGCTGAAAGAGACGCTGCGCCGGCTCGAACGCGGCGGCATTCTCTTCATCGCGCCTGAGGGTACACGCAGCAAGACGGAGGCATTGCAGCAAGCCAAGCCTGGCGTGGCTTACCTGGCCGCTAAGAGCGGCGCCCCGGTGATCCCCGTAGCGCTTTGGGGCACGGAGGACCGCGTGGTGGGCGAAAATATCAAGGCCTTCAAACGCTCACAGATTGTGTTAAGCGTGGGCAAGCCCTTCATCCTGCCGCCCCTCCCCAAAGAGAACCGCGCTCAGTTCCTTGAAGCACAAACCAATGAGATCATGGCGCAAATTGCTGCCCTGCTACCCGAGAAATACCGTGGTGTTTACGCAAACTCGCCGCGGGTAGCTGAGCTACTTAAAGAAATTGCTTAGCTTTTTCGCCTATTGGCGGATTTGGCTATGCGCATTAAGGTTATGTCAAGGAGTTGTTTGAATGAATGTCACTGGTTCCACAACCATTGCTGCTCCGCAAAAAAAAGTATTCCAATACCTCACCAACCCTGAGTTTGTATCTAAGTGTGCCCCTGGCCTTGAAAAGCTCGAAGTCATTGAGGAAGGCAAGAAGTTCAAGGGCACGGTTTCTGTGGGCTTGGGCAACCTAAAAGTGCGCTTTAGCGGCGATCTCGAATTCACCGAGATCGTTGCCCCCAACAAGGCCACGCTAAAAGCACATGGCGCCGCCCCCGGCAGCGCGGTGGATGCCACGGCCACCATGCTACTGAGCGATGCGGGCGATGGCGTGACCAAGCTAGATTGGAGCGCAGACATCAGCGTTTTGGGTACCATTGCTGCCCTGGCTTCACGCATGATGGGCAGTGTGACCCAAAAGCTGAGCGGCGAGTTCTTCGACTGCGCCAAGAAGCAAATCGAAGCCAGCTAAACGGAGACACCTGTGCGCGAACTTCTGCCGGACCTTGAGCACTGGCTTGCCAAGGGCGAGCGGGTGGCGCTGTGCACCGTGATCTCTACGTGGGGCTCGGCGCCGCGCCAAGCGGGCGCAGTGATGGCCGTAAGCGAAAGCGGCGGCCTGGTCGGCTCAGTAAGCGGCGGCTGTGTTGAAGGCGCGGTACTCACCGCATCCAAACAAATCATCCAATCTGGAAAACCTGAGCTGCTGCACTTTGGCGTGCAGGATGACACCGCCTGGGAAGTGGGCCTGGCCTGCGGCGGCGAGATTGACGTCTTTGTGCAGCCGCTGGATTCTGCGTTGTTTGCTGAACTATTGCCACGGCTGAAGGCTGACCAGGCCATGACGCTCAGCACGGTCATCTCCGGGCCGAATGCGGGTGGCCAGACGCTTGTGGACGATAGCGGCGCGGTATTGGCAGAGCACGGGATGGCACCCCACCCACAGACTGCGCGGGTGGCCGCACTAAGCTCCAGTGCAGACGGAGATGTGTTCCACAACCCGCTAGCTGCCTCCCCCACTTTGCTCATCATCGGCGCCTCGCATGTCACCGCGGCGTTGGTCAATATTGCTCATTTGATGGAATTCCGCGCCATTGTGATCGACCCGCGCAAAGCCTTCATGACTGAAGAGCGTTTTGCGCATGCCCACAAGCTGGTAGCGGTGTGGCCGCAGGCCGCCTTTGAGGAGCTGGGCATTACCAGCACAACGGCCATCGCCTGCTTGAGCCACGACCCCAAGATCGATGAGCCCGCCTTGATACAAGCGTTGCGCAGCCCGGCATTCTATGTGGGCGCGTTGGGCAGCCGCCGCGTGCAGGTACAACGCCGCGAGCGCCTGCTGGCAGCGGGCTTGACTGAACAAGAACTGGAACGCCTGCACGCTCCGATCGGGCTTGCCATTGGCGCCAAGACGCCAGAAGAGATTGCGCTCTCGATAATGGGAGAGATTATTAGGGAGTATAGGACTGACAGTACAAAGTAATCAGTAATCAGGATAGCAGATTGAATGCAGCTTGCGCTCCTGCTCACCAATCACTAATCCCTGCTCACTAGTCTCCACTTCCCAAAATATGCGTAGCCACCGTGGAGGCTACGCCACCAATCGATTGCATCATGCCCACCTTGGCTTTGCGCACTTGGTTCTTGCCGGCCTGCCCGGTAAGCTGCAGGAATAGTTCACAGGTTTGATACAGCGCAGAGGCGCCCACCGGATGGCCGCGGGCTTTCAGGCCGCCAAAAGTGGTGATGGGCAAGGTGCCCTTCAGGCCAATCTTATTCTCGTGAGCAAACTTCCAGCCGCGGCCGGGGGCAGCAAAGCCCGTCGCTTCTAGCTGCAAGGCTGACATGATGGTGAAGGCATCATGCACTTCGAAGACGTTGATGTCTTCCTGGGTCAGCCCTGCCATGCCGTAAGCCTTCTTGGCGGATATCTCGGCGGCGCGCAGTTGCAGCGGGCTGGGACGATCCTCCAGGCGAAAATAATCTGTAGCGATGGCTGACCCCAGGATGCGCACAGAGCGCTTGGCATATTCAGCCGCCTGCTCGGTTGGCACCAGCACCACCGCTGCCGCCCCATCGCAGATAGGCGCGCTATCGTATAAGCGCAGCGGCGGGTAGATCACACGCGAGCCACGCACCTGCGCGGCGGAGACCGTCTTGCGGAACATGGCGTAGGGATTGGTCTTTGAATTCTTATGGGCATTGACAGAAAAATTAGTGAAGCCGCCACGCGGCACCTTGTTGCGCTCCATATACATACGCATCAACTCAGCGTTGCGGTTGATCATATTTGCGCCCAGCGGCACTTCTAGCTTGGCATCCAGCGCTTTGGCCAGGGCCGGTACAGCGCTGCTATCGCTCATTTTCTCAGCGCCAACGGCCACGGCCGCATCCACCTCGCCGCTGGCTACGGCTAGATAAGCTACGCGCAGCGCGGCGGCCCCGCCTGCGGTGGCAGCGCCCACACGCATGGCTTCGATGCCGTGCAAGCCAGCCTCATCAGCAAAGAGTGCGCCCAGGTGCTTCTGGTTCTGCAACTCATCGGCCAGCATGTTGCCAACATACAAGGCCTGGATGCGCGCCACTCCGGCGTTGTTCATCGCCTCACGGATGACCGTGGCGGCCATATGGCTGAGCGAATCGGGGTTGGCCTTCACCACCGGCAGTTGAGCAATAGCGACGATACTTACGGGTCTCATGGTGAGCCCATGATGACAAAGATTAGGCAATACAGCAAGGGACAAACGTACCTTGGCAGGCTGTGACGATAGAGAAGTTTTGCAGTTTGTAGTACGATTAAAGTTCCACTCGTATCCAAACTTTTTTGAGAATGGTGAAAGAAACGCATGAAACCGGCTCCGTTTGAGTACCATGCACCCACCTCTCTGGACGCGGCGCTTGCACTCAAAGCCGAGCACGGAGACGAGGGGAAGCCGCTGGCGGGCGGGCAGAGCCTGATTCCCGCCATGAACTTCCGTGTGGCCCAGCCCACCCTGTTGATCGACCTTAATCACATTCCCGAGTTGCGCCATATCAGCAAGCCCAACGGCGCGGTGCATGTAGGCAGCATGACGCTGCAATCCACGGCCGAGCGCGATGGGCTGATTGCTGAACATGTGCCTCTGCTGCATGAAGCCATTCCCAACATTGCCCATCCGCAGATCCGCAACCGTGGGACCATTGGCGGCAGCCTAGCCCACGCCGACCCTGCTTCCGAGCTGCCCGTGGTGGCCTTGGCGCTCGGCGCCAAGTTCCGGGCGCAGAGCAGCCAGGGTGAGCGCTGGATCGAAGCCAAGGACTTCTTTGCCGGCCTCTTCGCCACGGCACTGCAACCCGACGAGCTGCTTGTGGAGATCGCCTTCCCTACCAAGACGACGCGCACTGGCTACTGCTTCACGGAGGTAGCGCGCCGCCATGGTGATTACGCCATGGCCGGCCTGGCCGCCATCGTAGAGCTGGATGGGGACGACACGATTGCTGCCGCCAAGTTGGTGTACCTAAACGTTGGCGATGGCCCAGTAGACGCGTCCGGCGCGGCGGCCAGCCTGATTGGCAAACGTGCAGAGGCAGCCGCATTCAAAGAGGCTGGCCGCATTGCTAGCCAAGACGATATGCACCCCTTTGGCAATGTGCACGCCACGCCGGAATACCAGCGCCATCTTTCGGCGGTACTAACCGAGCGTGCGCTGGCCAGCGCCACCCAGCGAGCAAAGGCAGCTTAAGCGCATGACCAATACCTACCCAATTTCTGTCACCATCAATGGCAAGAGGCTCGAGAAGAACGTAGAGCCGCGCATGCTGCTGGCTGACTTCATTCGTCACGAGGCCGGGCTAACCGGTACCCACGTGGGCTGCGAACACGGGGTGTGCGGCGCGTGCACGGTGCTGTTTGACGGCAAGCCGGTGCGCAGTTGCATTATGTTGGCTGTGCAAGCCAATGGCCACGAGCTCACCACGGTAGAGGGACTGGCTGAAAGTGAAGACAAGCTGCACCCTATTCAAAATGCTTTCTGGGAAGCGCATGGTTTGCAATGTGGCTTCTGCACACCAGGCATCTTGATGACCCTGGTGCCTTTTCTGGAAGAAAACAAGAACCCCAACGAGGCTGAAGTGCGCGAAGCCATCTCTGGCAATTTGTGCCGCTGCACGGGCTATCAGCACATTGTGGATGCCACCCTGCTGGCCGCCAAGAAGCTCAACGAGGTGGCGGAGTAATGGCCAAGCAAAAAGTTTCGTCGCAGGCGGTAAGCACACAGCTGAACGCGCGGCTGGATGACTTTGAAGCGCTATTTGCCAGCCGTGAGCCGCGCGTTCACGCTTTCGTACGTGAAGAGAACCGGTTTAAACGCCTGCGCAGTGAAGCACGCCACTTGGCCAACAAGTTTGCATCTCCAGAGAAACGCCCGGCCTTGTTCGGCCTGCTGCTCGGCGTCAAGGATATTTTTCATGTAGATGGTTTTGCTACGCGAGCGGGCAGCCATCTGCCGCCGCGTGCATTGCAGGGCAAAGAGTCTGCTGCGGTGAGCGCGCTAAAAAAAGCTGGCGCGTTGGTAGCCGGCAAGACGGTGACTACTGAGTTTGCATACTTCACCCCTGGGCCAACACGCAACCCGCACAATCCGGACCACACGCCGGGTGGCAGCAGCAGCGGCTCGGCCGCCGCGGTAGCCGCCGGCCTGGTGGACGTAGCCCTAGGTACGCAGACAATTGGCTCCGTCATTCGCCCGGCTTCGTTCTGCGGCGTGGTGGGCTATAAGCCCAGCCACGGCCGCATCTCAGCCGAGGGTGTGATCCCCCTGGCGCGCTCGCTGGACCATGTAGGCGTGTTCGCTCAGACGGTTGAACTGGTGCACGACACCGCCACGGTTCTGCTCAACGAGTACCTGCCAGTTACGCTGGCAGACAAACCCAGCATTGCCATCCCGGCTGGTGAGTATCTAGCCCACGCATCCAAAGACATGCTCGAGCATCTGGATAGCGTGGCCGAGCGTTTACGCCAGGCAGGTTATCACGTCAAGCGCGTGCGTGCCTTGAATGATTTTGCCAGCATTGTACAACGCCACCGTCTGATCTTGGCGGCGGAAGCGGTGCAAACCCATGCGCACTGGTTTGCCCGCTACGCGCATCTCTACAGCCCCAAGCTGGCTGAGCTGGTACGCGAAGGCCTGAGCATCCGTGCTGCTGAGCTTGACGATGCGCTCGAGGCGGCCCGCGGGCTGCGCCACGATCTGGGCGCGCTGATGAACATTCACGGCTTCCAACTGTGGCTGGCTCCTTCCGCAGTGGATGCAGC
The DNA window shown above is from Anaerolineales bacterium and carries:
- a CDS encoding XdhC family protein → MRELLPDLEHWLAKGERVALCTVISTWGSAPRQAGAVMAVSESGGLVGSVSGGCVEGAVLTASKQIIQSGKPELLHFGVQDDTAWEVGLACGGEIDVFVQPLDSALFAELLPRLKADQAMTLSTVISGPNAGGQTLVDDSGAVLAEHGMAPHPQTARVAALSSSADGDVFHNPLAASPTLLIIGASHVTAALVNIAHLMEFRAIVIDPRKAFMTEERFAHAHKLVAVWPQAAFEELGITSTTAIACLSHDPKIDEPALIQALRSPAFYVGALGSRRVQVQRRERLLAAGLTEQELERLHAPIGLAIGAKTPEEIALSIMGEIIREYRTDSTK
- a CDS encoding thiolase domain-containing protein (Catalyzes the synthesis of acetoacetyl coenzyme A from two molecules of acetyl coenzyme A. It can also act as a thiolase, catalyzing the reverse reaction and generating two-carbon units from the four-carbon product of fatty acid oxidation), giving the protein MRPVSIVAIAQLPVVKANPDSLSHMAATVIREAMNNAGVARIQALYVGNMLADELQNQKHLGALFADEAGLHGIEAMRVGAATAGGAAALRVAYLAVASGEVDAAVAVGAEKMSDSSAVPALAKALDAKLEVPLGANMINRNAELMRMYMERNKVPRGGFTNFSVNAHKNSKTNPYAMFRKTVSAAQVRGSRVIYPPLRLYDSAPICDGAAAVVLVPTEQAAEYAKRSVRILGSAIATDYFRLEDRPSPLQLRAAEISAKKAYGMAGLTQEDINVFEVHDAFTIMSALQLEATGFAAPGRGWKFAHENKIGLKGTLPITTFGGLKARGHPVGASALYQTCELFLQLTGQAGKNQVRKAKVGMMQSIGGVASTVATHILGSGD
- a CDS encoding xanthine dehydrogenase family protein subunit M, whose product is MKPAPFEYHAPTSLDAALALKAEHGDEGKPLAGGQSLIPAMNFRVAQPTLLIDLNHIPELRHISKPNGAVHVGSMTLQSTAERDGLIAEHVPLLHEAIPNIAHPQIRNRGTIGGSLAHADPASELPVVALALGAKFRAQSSQGERWIEAKDFFAGLFATALQPDELLVEIAFPTKTTRTGYCFTEVARRHGDYAMAGLAAIVELDGDDTIAAAKLVYLNVGDGPVDASGAAASLIGKRAEAAAFKEAGRIASQDDMHPFGNVHATPEYQRHLSAVLTERALASATQRAKAA
- a CDS encoding 1-acyl-sn-glycerol-3-phosphate acyltransferase, which codes for MWKSIKFHFVRSIIVSALRLLTKTQLQNLDRINQSEGGKAIVAANHLGMLDAAYAFRMVKRTDLIMVVAEKYRKYGFFRWLVKTLNLLWLERFEADFGTLKETLRRLERGGILFIAPEGTRSKTEALQQAKPGVAYLAAKSGAPVIPVALWGTEDRVVGENIKAFKRSQIVLSVGKPFILPPLPKENRAQFLEAQTNEIMAQIAALLPEKYRGVYANSPRVAELLKEIA
- a CDS encoding amidase, whose product is MAKQKVSSQAVSTQLNARLDDFEALFASREPRVHAFVREENRFKRLRSEARHLANKFASPEKRPALFGLLLGVKDIFHVDGFATRAGSHLPPRALQGKESAAVSALKKAGALVAGKTVTTEFAYFTPGPTRNPHNPDHTPGGSSSGSAAAVAAGLVDVALGTQTIGSVIRPASFCGVVGYKPSHGRISAEGVIPLARSLDHVGVFAQTVELVHDTATVLLNEYLPVTLADKPSIAIPAGEYLAHASKDMLEHLDSVAERLRQAGYHVKRVRALNDFASIVQRHRLILAAEAVQTHAHWFARYAHLYSPKLAELVREGLSIRAAELDDALEAARGLRHDLGALMNIHGFQLWLAPSAVDAAPAGLASTGDPVMNLPWTQAGMPALGLPTGWNADGLPLGTQLIGAYGEDEQLLAWGEDIEAALAESK
- a CDS encoding (2Fe-2S)-binding protein, with product MTNTYPISVTINGKRLEKNVEPRMLLADFIRHEAGLTGTHVGCEHGVCGACTVLFDGKPVRSCIMLAVQANGHELTTVEGLAESEDKLHPIQNAFWEAHGLQCGFCTPGILMTLVPFLEENKNPNEAEVREAISGNLCRCTGYQHIVDATLLAAKKLNEVAE
- a CDS encoding carbon monoxide dehydrogenase subunit G, producing MNVTGSTTIAAPQKKVFQYLTNPEFVSKCAPGLEKLEVIEEGKKFKGTVSVGLGNLKVRFSGDLEFTEIVAPNKATLKAHGAAPGSAVDATATMLLSDAGDGVTKLDWSADISVLGTIAALASRMMGSVTQKLSGEFFDCAKKQIEAS